The Pseudanabaena sp. PCC 6802 genomic interval TGCGGTGGCGCGCAATGAAATTGAGAAGGGACAGAAAATGCAAAAAGATTTTCTCCCCAGTCAAATTCTGCAGCCATCGGGATGGGAGTTAGCGGCACTATTTAAACCAGCACGGCAGGTGGCAGGCGACTTTTACGATACGTTCATGCTGCCCAGCGGAGGTGTGGGTCTGGTAATTGCTGACGTTTGCGATAAAGGTGTAGGCTCGGCGCTTTTTATGGCGCTGTTTCGCAGTCTGATTCGGGTTTTTTCAGCGGAGACCGATCTCGTGGGCAGCGTGGCGATCGCGCCAGCCCAAACCGATAAATTTGGTATCGAGTCGTTAACCATTAACCTCGATCACGTCAACGCCCTGAGAGCCGTGCGCTTGACCAATGACTACGTAGCAGAAAACCATAGCAACCTGAACATGTTTGCCACGCTCTTTTTCGGCGTGTTAGATCCCATAACGGGTATTCTCACTTATGTTAACGGCGGACACGAGCCGTTGGCTATTTTGAATGCCTCGGGCATCAGAGCCAGACTCAAACCCACGGGGCCAGCGGTAGGGATGCTACCTAACATGAAATTTCGCGTCCAACAGATTTGCTTGCAGCCTGGAGATATCTTAATGGGTTATACAGATGGCGTAACAGAAGCCAAAAGTCCTGAGAGCAAGTTCTTTACAGAACACAAATTAATTGAATTACTAGCCGATCCGCCGGACTCAGCTCAAGCTTTACTTGAGCGCATCGAGCTCCACCTGGTAAAACATATAGATACTGCCGATCAGTTTGACGACATTACCATGCTAGCCGTGCGACGCGCTCCCAAGTGAATGTGAATCGGAATTTGGGAGCGTTGCCTTGGGGGGAATACTCCTGAAGCAATACGATTTTGAGTGTCAGAACCCTGGTTGACCGACAAATCTCTGTAAGGGCGGGTTTAGTAAGCAATCAAACGCTTTCAATACAAAGCTTTTCAACAAAACCCGCCCCGACGATAATCTGGGCTTTTCAGGACTTTTGTCAGTCAATGAGGTCAGAACCTGAGGTTTAAAATTTCTGCTAACTTTGGGCGTAGAGCCTCTAATGACTTCGACCAACCGACCAGAATGATTTGGTGGTGGGTTAGCGTCTCAGCATCGATCGCTTCGGGTTCAAATGAGATGGGATTGCCTGCTAGATCGCAACACACAAGCCCTGCTGCTCTGGCGATCGCCAACGGCCCCACCGTATCCCAGAGCTTTACGCGCCGATTGAGATAGATATAAACAGCAGCATTACCGCATACCACTTCCATCACTTTGAGGCCAAAGCTGCCCAGAGAGTAGAATTCTGCTTCTGGTATTACATCTAAAATGGCATCGCCGTAGCGCTCCTCATCTTTCTCGCTCAAAATTACCTTAAATTCGCCTAGAGCAGGAGGCTTGATCTCGATCTGGATGGGCATACTACCGCGATCGCTGGCAAAGATACTGGCGATCGCCGTGCCGCCGTAAAAGAGCAAATCGCTCTCTGGTGCGTAAATCCAGCCCATAGTCGGTCGTCCATTTTCCAATAGACCCAGCATCACGGCATAATGCTCGCGATTGCTGACAAA includes:
- a CDS encoding SpoIIE family protein phosphatase, encoding MISFNLSKLVGKKETARIINDIIQSMGVSVGIYNTEGKLLLGDPEENDGDESQRLPIKLSDEIVGWVSGGEQARGVATLLTFMSAKEIERKQLAEEILSKYKEINLFYQLSEKITASLELPVVCNLIIEEARKLISTTSGSVMLLNKETGMLEIVSAFGQATHTNVSLKPGEGIAGNVFASGRGEIINNVAADPRFVAGANPVSSLICAPLKTRNNAIGVVNFSQSEPIDYTAEDLQLLATLASQAAQAIENAVLHESQLKDAVARNEIEKGQKMQKDFLPSQILQPSGWELAALFKPARQVAGDFYDTFMLPSGGVGLVIADVCDKGVGSALFMALFRSLIRVFSAETDLVGSVAIAPAQTDKFGIESLTINLDHVNALRAVRLTNDYVAENHSNLNMFATLFFGVLDPITGILTYVNGGHEPLAILNASGIRARLKPTGPAVGMLPNMKFRVQQICLQPGDILMGYTDGVTEAKSPESKFFTEHKLIELLADPPDSAQALLERIELHLVKHIDTADQFDDITMLAVRRAPK
- a CDS encoding 3'(2'),5'-bisphosphate nucleotidase CysQ encodes the protein MNVTEISQFIRQTGQKGKQLRQKGFQVVEKGPGDYVTNVDRALDAMMVEQLQTWFPHDGVISEENPNSVGLWLQALPRYWFIDPIDGTSDFVSNREHYAVMLGLLENGRPTMGWIYAPESDLLFYGGTAIASIFASDRGSMPIQIEIKPPALGEFKVILSEKDEERYGDAILDVIPEAEFYSLGSFGLKVMEVVCGNAAVYIYLNRRVKLWDTVGPLAIARAAGLVCCDLAGNPISFEPEAIDAETLTHHQIILVGWSKSLEALRPKLAEILNLRF